A genomic stretch from Methylorubrum extorquens includes:
- a CDS encoding putative NADH dehydrogenase (ubiquinone) 1 alpha subcomplex (Evidence 3 : Putative function from multiple computational evidences; Product type e : enzyme) yields the protein MSSLVTAPGATTRPQSQLVTVFGGSGFLGRHVVRALAKRGYRIRVAVRRPDLALFLQPLGKVGQIVGVQANLRYPDSIRRAVEHSDIVINLVGILQESGSQRFSKLQTEGAGEIARAATAVGAKLVHVSALGADPDSPSLYARSKALGEAEVLRASPDAVIFRPSLVFGPGDGFFNRFASLATFLPALPLAGAQTRFQPVFVGDVAEAIARAVDGLAPGGRVYELGGPEVNTLEYFVRYMLEVTMRRRAVLDLPEPVARLQARMIEIADTLTLGLLPANLKLTRDQVALLQVDNVVSDAAKAEGRTIEALGIVPTAVEAVVPGYLWRFRKAGQFAQGRGTEAQAGVPDLLAPHSESTQSTHRPGRASGPAIGQQAAGQNREGVRWGTRG from the coding sequence GCAATCGCAGCTCGTGACCGTGTTCGGCGGTTCCGGCTTCCTCGGGCGCCACGTGGTGCGGGCCCTGGCAAAGCGCGGTTATCGAATTCGCGTCGCCGTGCGCCGGCCCGATCTCGCCCTGTTCCTGCAACCGCTCGGCAAGGTCGGTCAGATCGTCGGCGTCCAGGCCAACCTTCGCTATCCCGACTCGATCCGCCGCGCGGTCGAGCATTCCGATATCGTCATCAACCTCGTCGGCATCCTGCAGGAATCGGGCAGCCAGCGCTTCTCGAAGCTCCAGACGGAAGGAGCTGGCGAGATTGCCCGAGCCGCCACGGCGGTTGGGGCGAAGCTGGTTCATGTCTCGGCGCTCGGCGCCGACCCGGATTCACCCTCGCTCTACGCCCGCTCCAAGGCGCTCGGCGAGGCGGAGGTGCTGCGCGCCTCTCCCGATGCCGTGATCTTCCGTCCCTCGCTGGTGTTCGGCCCCGGCGACGGCTTCTTCAACCGCTTCGCCTCGCTCGCGACCTTCCTGCCGGCCCTGCCGCTCGCCGGTGCGCAGACCCGCTTCCAGCCGGTCTTCGTCGGCGATGTCGCCGAAGCGATCGCCCGCGCGGTCGACGGGTTGGCCCCCGGCGGCCGGGTCTACGAGCTCGGCGGGCCGGAGGTGAATACGCTCGAATACTTCGTGCGCTACATGCTCGAGGTGACGATGCGCCGCCGCGCCGTGCTCGACCTGCCGGAGCCGGTGGCACGCCTGCAGGCACGGATGATCGAGATCGCCGATACGCTGACCCTCGGGCTGCTTCCCGCAAACCTCAAACTGACGCGCGATCAGGTCGCCCTGCTTCAGGTCGACAACGTCGTCTCGGATGCCGCGAAGGCGGAGGGGCGCACCATCGAGGCGCTCGGCATCGTGCCGACTGCGGTCGAGGCGGTCGTGCCCGGCTACCTCTGGCGGTTCCGCAAGGCGGGGCAGTTCGCGCAGGGGCGCGGCACCGAAGCGCAAGCCGGTGTGCCCGATCTCCTGGCTCCACACAGCGAGTCGACCCAGTCGACGCATCGCCCCGGCCGCGCCAGCGGCCCGGCGATCGGCCAGCAGGCCGCCGGTCAAAACCGTGAGGGCGTTCGCTGGGGGACGCGCGGCTGA
- a CDS encoding protein of unknown function (Evidence 5 : Unknown function): MPVRLACVKPAASVRSEPGSNSQVEELISADHNINGVLTSVSPAFPRMNGELSETSVQLHLLRFDFRRTRKDVNKPPAFLFLV, translated from the coding sequence GTGCCCGTTCGACTTGCATGTGTTAAGCCTGCCGCCAGCGTTCGCTCTGAGCCAGGATCAAACTCTCAAGTTGAAGAGTTGATCTCAGCTGATCACAACATAAACGGAGTGCTCACATCCGTTTCACCCGCGTTTCCACGAATGAACGGTGAGCTTTCCGAAACGTCGGTCCAGCTTCATCTCTTACGGTTCGACTTTCGCCGAACCCGCAAGGACGTAAACAAGCCGCCCGCGTTTCTCTTTCTCGTATGA
- a CDS encoding conserved protein of unknown function (Evidence 4 : Unknown function but conserved in other organisms), whose amino-acid sequence MPPAALSAHKGKLALSLRMLVSFHRRVALCSARHQPKRWWRRTGSNRRPDACKATALPAELRPLIMVGLGRLERPTSPLSGVRSNHLSYRPER is encoded by the coding sequence ATGCCACCTGCTGCGCTCAGCGCTCACAAGGGCAAACTTGCACTCTCTCTCCGGATGCTTGTGTCATTCCACCGCCGCGTCGCGCTGTGTTCAGCGCGCCATCAGCCAAAAAGATGGTGGAGACGGACGGGATCGAACCGACGACCTGATGCTTGCAAAGCAACTGCTCTCCCAGCTGAGCTACGTCCCCTGATCATGGTGGGCCTGGGACGACTCGAACGTCCGACCTCACCCTTATCAGGGGTGCGCTCTAACCACCTGAGCTACAGGCCCGAGCGGTGA